From Paenibacillus physcomitrellae, the proteins below share one genomic window:
- a CDS encoding M15 family metallopeptidase, translating to MKSTGFKKGTAAAAVLLLGAVLLTACGGGNNDAAGGDTSTNGTGILEPATASGNDAGTDTEGAAAQSDSNAGAPESDSSAGSNSGDGTENSGTGNSGAGNSGTVDSGVASPDASEVTGSGQPHQPVVDSGQGADQSVVANPDSIAVLVNKQFGLPDNFEPKDLVYPDVPFTFKEKIEKRKMRKVAADALEEMFAGAKKDGIYLAGVSAYRSYERQKVVFENYVKRDGEEKARTYSAYPGYSEHETGLAIDVSGSDGKCAAEDCFGGTPEAEWIAKHAAEYGFILRYPEGKEDITGYKYEPWHIRYVGKDIAQEVTERGITLEEYYNAIPVSK from the coding sequence ATGAAATCAACGGGATTCAAAAAGGGGACAGCCGCTGCGGCGGTGCTGCTGCTGGGAGCTGTTTTGTTAACTGCATGCGGCGGCGGGAACAACGACGCTGCAGGCGGGGATACGTCAACCAATGGGACAGGAATTTTGGAGCCTGCGACGGCTTCTGGCAATGATGCGGGTACCGATACGGAAGGGGCTGCGGCTCAAAGCGATTCGAATGCAGGCGCGCCGGAATCCGACTCTTCCGCAGGTAGTAACAGCGGTGACGGTACTGAAAATTCTGGCACTGGAAATTCGGGTGCTGGAAATTCCGGTACGGTGGATTCGGGTGTGGCCAGTCCGGACGCTTCCGAGGTGACCGGTTCCGGCCAGCCTCATCAACCGGTTGTAGACTCCGGTCAGGGTGCCGATCAATCCGTGGTTGCCAATCCGGACAGCATCGCTGTATTGGTCAATAAACAGTTTGGCCTTCCTGACAATTTTGAACCTAAGGATCTTGTTTATCCGGATGTGCCTTTTACGTTCAAAGAGAAAATCGAGAAACGTAAAATGCGCAAGGTAGCTGCAGATGCGCTTGAGGAAATGTTTGCCGGGGCCAAAAAGGACGGCATTTATCTGGCCGGCGTTTCGGCTTACCGTTCTTATGAACGGCAAAAGGTCGTTTTTGAGAATTATGTGAAGAGAGACGGCGAAGAGAAAGCCAGAACGTATAGTGCTTATCCGGGCTACAGCGAGCATGAAACGGGACTTGCCATCGACGTTTCAGGCAGCGACGGTAAATGTGCGGCCGAAGACTGCTTTGGTGGAACGCCGGAGGCAGAATGGATTGCCAAACATGCGGCTGAATACGGATTTATTCTCCGCTACCCGGAAGGCAAGGAAGACATTACCGGCTACAAATATGAGCCATGGCATATTCGTTATGTCGGCAAGGACATCGCTCAGGAAGTGACCGAGCGCGGCATCACCCTTGAGGAATATTACAATGCGATTCCGGTCAGCAAATAA
- a CDS encoding DEAD/DEAH box helicase: protein MATFEQFGLSPEMNEILKKQGIVVPTPVQEQALPVLLAGEDVIAQAQTGTGKTLAFLLPIIEKIDLRKNHPQALVILPTRELAIQVTAEARKLAAAKPGLQMLAAYGGQDVERQLRKLEGGSHLVIGTPGRLLDHMRRESLSLGGVNMLVLDEADQMLHMGFLQEVEAIIRSIPRRRQSMLFSATMPDGVRRLAKNMMNSPRDIRISSDSDIPLDNIRQLAVECTDRSKQDALVSMIERDRPYLAVIFCRTKRRAKTLNEALQEKGYASDELHGDLSQAKREQVMRAFRSAKLQLLVATDVAARGIDVEGVTHVYNYDIPQEVEYYVHRIGRTGRAGGKGLAVTFVAPKDLPELRDIERFLGLRIPRQRYEASSGLVEKAGTASQAGQAGETGRGARAESRQGKGGSGGRSAKPGGRRGAGRQGAGAGRGSGAGANGSRSGGKRGGEGRPSAGGRGGRQDSRGGSKGGRGPSSGGRGGGRQR from the coding sequence TTGGCGACATTTGAGCAATTTGGGCTTTCGCCCGAAATGAATGAAATATTGAAGAAGCAGGGAATCGTGGTTCCGACTCCGGTTCAGGAACAGGCGCTGCCTGTGCTGCTTGCCGGGGAGGACGTGATTGCCCAGGCGCAGACAGGTACGGGCAAGACGCTCGCTTTTCTGCTTCCGATCATAGAGAAAATCGATCTGCGTAAAAATCATCCGCAAGCGCTTGTCATTCTGCCAACCCGCGAGCTGGCAATCCAGGTTACGGCCGAAGCGCGCAAGCTCGCCGCGGCTAAGCCGGGGCTGCAGATGCTGGCCGCGTACGGCGGACAGGATGTAGAGCGCCAGCTCCGCAAGCTGGAGGGCGGCAGCCATCTGGTCATCGGCACGCCGGGCCGGCTGCTGGATCATATGCGCCGGGAGTCCTTGTCCCTGGGCGGTGTGAACATGCTGGTGCTGGACGAAGCCGACCAGATGCTGCATATGGGATTCCTGCAGGAAGTGGAAGCGATCATCCGCTCTATTCCGCGCAGACGGCAAAGCATGCTGTTCTCGGCAACGATGCCGGACGGCGTACGGCGATTGGCCAAAAATATGATGAACAGTCCGCGCGACATCCGGATCTCTTCGGATTCGGACATTCCGCTGGACAACATCCGGCAGCTGGCGGTCGAGTGTACAGACCGCTCGAAGCAGGATGCGCTGGTGTCGATGATTGAACGGGACCGCCCTTATCTGGCGGTGATCTTCTGCCGGACGAAACGCCGGGCGAAGACGCTGAACGAAGCGCTGCAGGAGAAAGGCTACGCCTCGGACGAGCTGCACGGTGATTTGTCCCAGGCCAAACGCGAACAGGTTATGCGCGCTTTCCGCAGCGCGAAGCTGCAGCTTTTGGTGGCGACCGATGTGGCCGCCCGCGGGATTGATGTTGAAGGTGTAACTCATGTCTACAACTACGATATTCCGCAGGAAGTGGAATATTATGTGCACCGGATCGGCCGGACAGGCCGTGCCGGAGGCAAAGGCTTGGCGGTTACTTTTGTGGCGCCGAAGGATCTGCCGGAGCTGCGCGATATTGAGCGCTTCCTCGGCCTGCGCATTCCGCGCCAGCGCTACGAGGCCTCATCCGGCCTCGTGGAGAAAGCCGGCACGGCCAGCCAGGCGGGCCAAGCCGGTGAAACCGGGCGCGGAGCACGCGCCGAGAGCCGCCAGGGCAAAGGCGGCTCTGGAGGTCGCTCCGCGAAGCCGGGCGGCCGCCGCGGGGCGGGCCGCCAGGGTGCAGGCGCCGGCCGTGGCAGCGGTGCCGGCGCAAACGGCAGCCGCAGCGGCGGCAAGCGCGGCGGCGAGGGCAGACCGTCCGCCGGCGGGCGCGGCGGACGGCAGGATTCCCGCGGCGGCTCCAAGGGAGGCCGCGGGCCGTCTTCTGGCGGCCGCGGAGGTGGCCGCCAGCGCTAA
- a CDS encoding cyclase family protein, with amino-acid sequence MKLIDLSVPLSPRIKEPLPAKIDYHSHEDGARQGAAILGLQTEFFPDSKAWATETVTLNTHAGTHVDAPYHYWPTSEGKPARTIDELPLEWFFSDGVLLDFSAKPPGYEITQADLEAELNRIGYTLKPLDIVLIRSDADKRLYQEHYAFLHAGVSAEATEWLLDQGIKVVGTDGWGWDIPLNLQAEDYKKNPREGVLWAAHYLGREKEYCQIEKLANLEQIPKPFGFKVSCFPVKVEKASGGWARPVAIIED; translated from the coding sequence ATGAAATTGATTGATTTGAGTGTCCCGCTTAGTCCAAGGATCAAAGAACCCCTGCCGGCGAAGATTGACTATCACTCCCACGAGGACGGTGCCCGCCAGGGAGCCGCTATTCTGGGATTACAGACGGAATTTTTCCCGGACAGCAAAGCTTGGGCAACCGAAACTGTTACGCTTAATACGCATGCAGGAACACATGTGGATGCTCCTTACCATTATTGGCCGACGTCGGAAGGCAAACCGGCACGGACGATTGACGAGCTTCCGCTGGAATGGTTTTTCTCGGATGGCGTGCTGCTCGATTTCAGCGCCAAGCCGCCGGGATATGAAATCACCCAAGCCGATCTCGAGGCAGAATTGAACCGGATCGGATATACGCTGAAACCTCTGGACATCGTGCTCATTCGCAGTGATGCCGATAAACGGTTATACCAGGAACATTATGCTTTCCTGCATGCGGGCGTTTCGGCCGAAGCTACGGAATGGCTGCTGGATCAAGGCATCAAAGTGGTTGGCACCGACGGCTGGGGCTGGGATATTCCGCTGAACCTCCAGGCTGAGGATTACAAGAAGAATCCAAGGGAGGGCGTGCTTTGGGCGGCTCACTATCTGGGCAGAGAGAAGGAATATTGCCAGATCGAGAAGCTGGCTAATCTGGAGCAGATTCCTAAACCGTTTGGCTTCAAGGTCAGCTGCTTCCCGGTGAAGGTGGAGAAGGCCAGCGGAGGCTGGGCTCGTCCTGTCGCTATTATTGAAGATTAA
- a CDS encoding uroporphyrinogen-III synthase, whose product MEGGADKTGRPGRLAGKRVALTGPRRSEEQARLVENMGGQALLRPAQGTVFLDDESLKAGIREWLSKRSEWAVFTTGMGLEALFTAAEEIGKDGELQQLLENTRIAARGYKTVNTLKRRNLAPVVRDDDGSTEGLVRAWSALGQPLAGQKVMIQLHGDSAPLLVDWLEREGAEVIQLLPYRHIAPPEEQLEQLLSDVLNGEVDAVTFTSAPQVRFLLEYAARSGRSEALLAAFEGPVVAVSVGRITAQGLKEAGLSRVIAPQEERMGSMMVELAKFYASGNGNTKS is encoded by the coding sequence ATGGAAGGCGGAGCGGACAAAACAGGAAGACCAGGCAGGCTGGCAGGTAAAAGGGTGGCGCTGACCGGCCCGAGGCGCTCAGAGGAGCAAGCCAGGCTGGTGGAGAACATGGGTGGGCAAGCGCTGCTGCGTCCTGCTCAGGGAACGGTTTTTCTCGATGATGAATCCCTGAAGGCCGGAATTCGGGAGTGGTTGTCCAAACGTTCCGAGTGGGCGGTGTTTACGACAGGAATGGGGCTTGAAGCCTTGTTTACGGCGGCGGAGGAGATCGGGAAGGACGGGGAGCTGCAGCAGCTGCTGGAGAACACCCGAATCGCGGCCCGCGGCTACAAGACGGTTAATACGCTTAAACGGAGAAACCTGGCGCCCGTCGTTCGCGACGATGATGGAAGCACGGAAGGGCTGGTGCGCGCCTGGTCGGCATTAGGCCAGCCTTTGGCAGGGCAAAAGGTCATGATCCAGCTGCACGGCGATTCCGCGCCGCTTCTGGTGGACTGGCTGGAGCGGGAAGGCGCCGAAGTGATCCAGCTGCTGCCCTACCGTCATATTGCCCCTCCGGAAGAACAGCTAGAACAGCTGTTAAGCGATGTGCTAAACGGGGAAGTGGATGCCGTTACCTTCACCAGTGCGCCTCAGGTGCGCTTTTTGCTGGAATACGCGGCCCGTTCAGGCCGCTCTGAGGCGCTGCTGGCCGCGTTTGAAGGCCCGGTTGTAGCGGTGTCGGTTGGCAGAATCACGGCGCAGGGCCTCAAGGAAGCGGGCCTTAGCAGGGTGATCGCTCCGCAGGAGGAACGCATGGGCAGCATGATGGTCGAGCTGGCGAAATTTTATGCGAGCGGGAATGGGAATACGAAGAGCTGA